In Rhizobium oryzihabitans, one DNA window encodes the following:
- a CDS encoding CHAD domain-containing protein, with protein sequence MPFRIDPKKPFDDEIRRAGLELIDDAITILRDRPSGPHEAVHDARKRFKRLRALYRLVARGAPDFSREENARFRDIARSLAFARDATALVETADYLEPFALSDAQGKALRSIAAMLRKRRDHAIEHEAGLDDAISAAIAGCEAGRERLKALSLTDEVKDTTRLVRTSWSKQRKRARQALADCHDHADVEHFHELRKAGQAYWMHLGLLRRIWPSAMRAKRADTKRLVDILGHEHDLSVLAAVADREPERFGNGERLALLLDAIIQRQQALRTEGLQLANEVFSESAGTESRIVGLLWRHAGK encoded by the coding sequence ATGCCTTTCAGAATTGACCCTAAAAAGCCCTTTGACGACGAAATCCGTCGTGCCGGGCTGGAACTGATCGACGATGCGATAACCATCCTTCGTGACCGGCCGTCCGGCCCGCACGAAGCGGTGCATGATGCTCGCAAGCGGTTCAAGCGGCTGCGCGCGCTCTACCGCCTCGTTGCCAGGGGTGCGCCCGATTTCAGCCGTGAGGAAAACGCCCGTTTCCGCGACATCGCCCGCTCGCTCGCCTTTGCGCGCGATGCGACGGCACTGGTGGAGACGGCGGATTATCTCGAACCTTTCGCGCTCTCCGATGCGCAGGGCAAGGCGCTGCGTTCCATCGCGGCGATGCTGCGCAAGCGCCGCGATCACGCCATCGAACATGAGGCAGGCCTCGACGACGCCATTTCGGCGGCCATCGCCGGATGCGAGGCGGGACGCGAGAGGCTGAAGGCGCTGTCGCTAACGGACGAGGTGAAAGACACCACGCGGCTGGTGAGAACCAGCTGGTCAAAGCAGAGAAAACGGGCGCGCCAGGCGCTTGCCGACTGTCACGACCATGCCGACGTCGAGCATTTCCATGAATTGCGCAAGGCCGGGCAGGCCTACTGGATGCATCTCGGCCTGCTGCGCCGCATCTGGCCCTCCGCCATGCGCGCAAAAAGGGCCGATACCAAAAGGCTGGTCGACATACTCGGCCATGAACATGATCTCTCCGTCCTTGCAGCCGTCGCCGATCGGGAGCCGGAACGTTTCGGCAATGGCGAAAGGCTCGCCCTGCTTCTCGATGCGATCATCCAGAGGCAGCAGGCGCTGCGCACCGAAGGTCTTCAGCTGGCAAACGAAGTCTTCTCCGAATCCGCCGGCACGGAAAGCCGCATCGTCGGCCTCCTGTGGCGGCATGCGGGGAAATAG
- a CDS encoding CYTH domain-containing protein produces MAKEIERKFLVAGGEWRNEVTHSMAFRQAYVASLENRSVRVRIVNGRDATLTIKIGASALVRDEYEYAIPLKDAEEMMASAPGVVIEKTRHTVDHGGFTWEIDVFEGRYQGLVVAEVEMDDENADPDLPSWLGREVTGDRRFSNQSLAMDNPHGELSDAFQN; encoded by the coding sequence ATGGCCAAGGAAATTGAACGGAAGTTTCTTGTTGCAGGCGGTGAATGGCGCAATGAGGTGACGCATAGCATGGCTTTTCGGCAGGCATATGTCGCCTCGCTGGAAAATCGTTCCGTCAGGGTCAGGATCGTCAACGGACGTGACGCGACACTGACGATCAAGATCGGCGCAAGCGCGCTTGTCCGCGACGAATATGAATATGCCATTCCCCTCAAAGACGCGGAAGAGATGATGGCGAGCGCACCGGGGGTGGTGATCGAAAAGACGCGCCACACCGTCGATCACGGCGGCTTCACCTGGGAAATCGATGTTTTCGAAGGCCGATATCAAGGACTGGTGGTGGCAGAGGTGGAGATGGACGACGAGAATGCCGATCCGGATCTGCCCTCCTGGCTTGGCAGGGAAGTGACTGGCGACCGCCGCTTTTCCAACCAGTCGCTGGCCATGGACAATCCGCATGGAGAATTGTCGGATGCCTTTCAGAATTGA
- a CDS encoding 2-dehydro-3-deoxy-phosphogluconate aldolase, with protein MAQDSEKLLSILKLQPVVPVLIVDDAASAVPLARALVAGGLKAIEITMRTPAALDAIRAVAAEVEGANVGAGTILNAKDFEAAAEAGSTFIVSPGINKSVLEAARGSKVPLLPGAATASEVMALRDEGYKVLKFFPAEQAGGAPYLKALSSPLAGTVFCPTGSVSLKNANDYLSLPNVVCVGGSWVAPRELVATGDWAGITKLAAEAAALRG; from the coding sequence TTGGCCCAGGACTCCGAAAAACTGCTCTCCATCCTCAAACTCCAGCCGGTCGTTCCGGTGCTGATCGTGGATGATGCCGCTTCCGCCGTGCCGCTCGCGCGCGCCCTCGTCGCAGGCGGCCTGAAGGCAATCGAGATTACCATGCGCACGCCCGCCGCACTCGACGCCATCCGCGCGGTCGCAGCGGAAGTGGAAGGCGCCAATGTCGGCGCCGGCACCATCCTCAATGCGAAGGATTTCGAAGCGGCAGCGGAAGCGGGTTCCACCTTCATCGTCAGCCCCGGCATCAACAAAAGCGTGCTCGAGGCCGCGCGCGGCTCCAAGGTGCCTCTGCTTCCAGGCGCCGCCACCGCAAGCGAGGTCATGGCGCTGCGCGACGAGGGCTACAAGGTGCTGAAGTTCTTCCCCGCCGAACAGGCCGGTGGCGCGCCTTATCTCAAGGCACTGTCCTCGCCGCTCGCCGGCACGGTGTTCTGCCCGACCGGCAGCGTCTCGCTCAAGAACGCCAATGATTATCTGTCCCTGCCGAACGTGGTGTGCGTTGGCGGTTCCTGGGTTGCCCCGCGTGAACTGGTGGCGACCGGCGACTGGGCTGGTATTACCAAGCTTGCCGCCGAAGCCGCAGCCCTGCGCGGCTGA
- a CDS encoding tellurite resistance TerB family protein: MFDAKKLLEQFLGSQVPGLSGSVRDRAGQAADIAKNNPLKAGALAAAILGTKTGRKLAGNVATIGGVAAIAGLGYLAYKNYKSGEKPEVAPKPEPELLAPPADSAFHPQSPALSNDFALKLIQAMIAAAKADGHIDENERANIMEKVQVSGLDTEAERFLEKELADPLDIDALVAAARTEEQKVEIYTASRLAIEADTRAERGYLDLLAGRLGLPDALVDHIEATVVAAKV, from the coding sequence ATGTTCGACGCCAAGAAGCTTCTTGAACAATTCCTCGGCTCACAGGTGCCGGGCCTTTCGGGAAGCGTCCGTGACAGAGCCGGGCAGGCCGCCGATATCGCCAAGAACAATCCCTTGAAGGCCGGTGCGCTCGCCGCCGCCATTCTGGGCACCAAGACCGGCCGCAAGCTTGCCGGCAATGTCGCCACCATCGGCGGCGTCGCGGCCATCGCCGGTCTCGGTTATCTCGCCTACAAGAACTACAAATCCGGTGAGAAGCCGGAAGTCGCGCCGAAACCCGAGCCGGAGCTTCTGGCGCCGCCGGCCGATTCCGCCTTCCATCCGCAATCTCCCGCCCTTTCCAACGATTTTGCGCTGAAGCTCATTCAGGCGATGATTGCTGCGGCCAAGGCCGACGGTCATATTGACGAGAACGAGCGCGCCAACATCATGGAAAAGGTGCAGGTCTCCGGCCTCGACACGGAAGCGGAACGTTTCCTCGAAAAGGAACTGGCTGACCCGCTCGATATCGACGCGCTGGTGGCCGCTGCCCGCACCGAAGAGCAGAAGGTGGAAATCTACACCGCCTCGCGCCTTGCCATCGAGGCCGATACGCGGGCGGAACGCGGTTATCTCGACCTTCTTGCCGGACGGCTTGGGTTGCCGGATGCGCTGGTCGATCATATCGAGGCGACGGTGGTGGCTGCGAAGGTTTGA
- a CDS encoding GNAT family N-acetyltransferase translates to MRDLSDFRGCPAPQPVTLKGLYVTAEPFDRDRHLARLWAALGGEGTNTLLKYFPQSAFPNADAFGDWLLSASEKLNWVTLVFIENATGDIVGMASYMRPDPANGVVEVGSVAHGAKMKRSPLSTEAHYLMAKHVFEDLGYRRYEWKCHNDNEPSKITAKRYGFTFEGVFRQHMISKGANRDTAWFSMIDGEWPLIGRAFEIWLSPENFSADGTQKRKLEDIRAELANASA, encoded by the coding sequence ATGCGCGATCTGAGTGATTTTAGGGGATGTCCGGCGCCGCAGCCGGTGACGCTGAAGGGCCTTTATGTAACGGCGGAGCCGTTTGATCGCGACAGGCATCTTGCGAGGCTCTGGGCGGCACTTGGCGGCGAGGGGACGAATACGCTCCTCAAATATTTCCCGCAAAGCGCCTTTCCCAATGCCGACGCTTTCGGCGACTGGTTGTTGAGCGCGAGTGAGAAGCTCAACTGGGTCACGCTGGTCTTCATTGAAAACGCCACCGGCGATATCGTCGGCATGGCGAGCTACATGCGGCCCGATCCCGCCAATGGCGTGGTCGAGGTGGGCTCAGTCGCCCATGGTGCGAAGATGAAGCGTTCACCGCTTTCCACCGAGGCCCATTACCTGATGGCGAAACATGTTTTCGAGGATCTGGGTTACCGTCGCTACGAGTGGAAATGCCATAACGACAACGAACCCTCCAAGATCACGGCGAAACGGTATGGTTTCACCTTCGAGGGCGTTTTCCGCCAGCATATGATCTCGAAGGGTGCAAACCGCGATACGGCGTGGTTCTCGATGATCGACGGTGAATGGCCGCTGATCGGCAGGGCCTTTGAAATCTGGCTTTCGCCCGAAAATTTCTCCGCTGACGGCACGCAGAAGCGCAAGCTTGAGGATATTCGTGCGGAGCTTGCCAATGCCAGCGCCTGA
- a CDS encoding nickel/cobalt transporter, producing the protein MLSRNGRLAGQLMIVAIGLVAVTGAAHAQSPLGIGSAEPSFSVGGPFAPLMQWINVHQQMFYRALTGALKAMREDGWALGSLIGLSFAYGVFHAAGPGHGKAVISSYMIANETQLKRGILISFVSALLQGAVAIGLVGAAWLVLRGTSITMTKATQAMEIASFAMVALFGAWLLVRKLWSLRIRREPVAIFAAAGQAAAAKTTGMGTGLRFQGKPVFSDHDHNGTGDLCTACGKSHAPDPMLLKGKNFSLHEAWSAIIAVGLRPCSGAIIVMSFALLNGLYLGGVLSVLAMSLGTAITVSLLAIMAVSAKGLAVRFAGPGSRKAAGISHAIEIAGALFVLLMGLMLLGASLQL; encoded by the coding sequence ATGCTGAGCCGCAACGGGCGCCTGGCCGGCCAGCTGATGATCGTCGCCATCGGTCTCGTTGCCGTTACCGGCGCCGCCCACGCCCAGTCACCGCTCGGCATCGGTTCGGCCGAACCGTCCTTCTCCGTCGGCGGCCCCTTTGCGCCGCTGATGCAGTGGATCAATGTGCACCAGCAGATGTTTTACCGGGCGCTGACCGGTGCGTTGAAAGCCATGCGCGAGGATGGCTGGGCGCTTGGCTCGCTGATCGGCCTTTCCTTTGCCTATGGTGTTTTCCACGCTGCCGGCCCCGGCCATGGCAAGGCGGTCATCTCCTCCTACATGATCGCCAATGAAACGCAGCTGAAACGCGGCATTCTCATTTCCTTCGTTTCCGCACTCCTTCAGGGCGCGGTGGCCATCGGCCTCGTCGGCGCTGCCTGGCTGGTGCTGCGCGGTACTTCCATCACCATGACGAAGGCCACGCAGGCCATGGAGATCGCCAGTTTTGCCATGGTGGCCCTGTTCGGCGCCTGGCTGCTGGTACGCAAACTCTGGTCACTCCGCATCAGGCGCGAACCGGTCGCGATTTTCGCAGCGGCAGGGCAAGCGGCGGCAGCCAAGACCACCGGCATGGGTACAGGTCTAAGGTTTCAGGGCAAGCCGGTTTTTTCCGACCACGACCACAACGGCACCGGTGATCTCTGCACGGCCTGCGGCAAATCCCACGCGCCCGATCCCATGCTTCTGAAGGGCAAGAACTTCAGCCTGCACGAAGCATGGTCGGCCATTATCGCGGTGGGCCTCAGACCCTGCTCGGGCGCCATCATCGTCATGAGCTTTGCGCTCCTGAACGGGCTCTATCTCGGCGGCGTGCTCTCAGTTCTCGCCATGTCGCTCGGCACCGCCATCACCGTGTCGCTGCTTGCCATCATGGCCGTATCGGCCAAGGGTCTTGCCGTGCGCTTCGCCGGCCCCGGAAGCCGCAAGGCGGCGGGCATCAGCCACGCGATCGAGATCGCCGGTGCGCTGTTCGTGTTGCTGATGGGCCTGATGCTGCTCGGCGCGTCGCTTCAGCTCTAG
- a CDS encoding DUF1007 family protein — protein sequence MKRRFLLLAAGLTSVPVAAVAHPHIFAEARMEIVEGPNGTIQEVRNIWRFDEMFSASVVMDYDKNSDLKLDKDELAEIGNTVLESLAEYSYYTFITADSKPVAFGKPEAIHVDYRDNQILMFFSVKPTKPLAIKGKLSFGAWDPTMYTAIDFAKDADLATEGKDLNACKHHVVRPDPDEVLAQNQSTLTDAFFNDPTGTDMTKMFATRLEVTC from the coding sequence ATGAAAAGACGTTTTTTGCTTCTCGCGGCCGGCCTGACCTCCGTTCCCGTCGCCGCCGTGGCGCATCCGCATATTTTCGCCGAAGCGCGCATGGAAATCGTCGAGGGGCCGAACGGCACCATTCAGGAAGTGCGCAACATCTGGCGCTTTGACGAGATGTTCTCGGCAAGCGTGGTGATGGATTACGACAAGAACAGCGACCTGAAGCTCGACAAGGACGAACTCGCCGAAATCGGCAATACCGTGCTGGAATCGCTTGCCGAATATTCCTACTACACCTTCATTACCGCCGACAGCAAACCGGTTGCGTTCGGAAAGCCGGAGGCCATTCACGTCGATTACAGGGACAACCAGATTCTGATGTTCTTTTCCGTGAAGCCGACCAAGCCGCTCGCCATCAAGGGCAAGCTCAGCTTCGGCGCCTGGGATCCGACCATGTATACGGCGATCGATTTTGCGAAAGACGCCGATCTGGCAACCGAAGGCAAGGATTTGAACGCCTGCAAGCACCATGTCGTCCGCCCCGATCCGGATGAAGTGCTCGCCCAGAACCAGAGCACCCTGACCGACGCCTTTTTCAACGATCCGACCGGCACCGACATGACCAAGATGTTCGCCACCCGGCTGGAGGTGACATGCTGA